Sequence from the Microtus pennsylvanicus isolate mMicPen1 chromosome 12, mMicPen1.hap1, whole genome shotgun sequence genome:
AGTTGGGAATGGCTTCCACCTTCACTTCTTGCAGCTCCTGTTCACCTTTCTTCGTTGCCTTCTGATTCAGGTGGTTGAGGATTCCGGCTCCCAGGGCATCTCCCTCTACATTCACCACAGTGGTAGTGCGGTCCCTGGTGGAAACAGGGAGAAAGGACTGACGTTATACTCGGCGTTACCAGTGGAGGGCACTGTAACAAGCTGGTGGCCTGAGGAAGGTGTGCAGGGTGAATGTGTACTGTCTGATGTGCGCACGGCACGGCAAGGACTCCAGGGCTTCAGACCCACGGGAGTGGAAAAGCCTTCCCCACGTGGGGCCTCAGAagggatggcaaagccttcccctgTTCAATGTGAGGATGTGTGCATGCAGAAAATGTACATTGTAGCatgccacacacagagagaaaacatacaCCGtagggcaacacacacacacacacacacacacacacacacacacacacacacacacacactttatggCCTGGAGGCTGTTCTCTTAGAGACTGTCCCTATTGAGGTTAGCTAAACTTGTCTCCTTAGTTAGCCGTTTACCATGAACTCTGCATCCCTAATTCAGCAGTTGGCAATAACCTTGCCTCCCTGATCAAATGTGTCCAACATGCTCAACTTCCTGGgtgctgtggcttctccatcCAAGAGCCTAGTACAATGGATCCCAGCCTTCCTGTATGTTTGTCCTTTCTCTATGTCCTCGGCACCCCCGTCGGGGCAATCTCTGCCCCTGGAGTCCTGCTGGATGCTGCTGTGCTACTGGCGGGCACACCACTAACAGACCTGCTCCAAACTGCTTTCCTTGAGCAGCAATTACTCCTAGGAAAGTAATAGACTTGTAGAAAATACCGGGAAAAGAGGAGTGGAAGGTAGCATACACTCCCTTGTGCATATTCCACAGCTCTGGGCCTTGACCCGAGCAATGCAATCTAGTCCCTTCCCACACGGTTCTGTTACATGCAACGGGTCCCACTACAGAGAACAATGCATGCATATTGGGAGAAGAGAACAGACGTGGTTTTGCGTTCCACGTTTCTTCCGCTCGGTGTTCAGTATACTAGAACTTCAATCCCGCTTCGGTAGGCAAGAGCATTCCATGGCTGTGGGCAAGCATGTCATAGAACACAGCACTGGCTTCCCCATAGCCTAAGTAGCACAGATTAGCTCAACATCTACCCCAGTCACTGGAGCTCAGAGAAGGCCATTTTGAAGACAGGAAAATGGTGATCCTCCCCAAAGGCCCCAGAGGGCTGGAGTCCTGTCTGTGAGTGGCCCGTGTGCCCACAGGCCTCTGCTGGGCATCCAGCATGGTGCCAATTCCCTTCCCTGCTGGGCATCTCTGAGATCCATTCCCCAGGCACGGGAGGCAGCAGGAAGGACGAGACAGATGATCCCTGCTATTGCTCTGGTcctggccagcccagggatggagcTTCCTCTGGTGAGGTGTCCAGAACTTATTGGACACTTCACCCTATTTCCGTGAAGAGTTGTCAGAATTTGGCAAGCGAGCTGTTTTAAGTTGGAAAGGCTACCACTTCCAAGTACCCTCGCAGACCGAGTGCCAGGCACCTGAAGTGAGCTCCACCCAGCGTGGCTGTGGCAGTCCAGCAGGACTGTCCTCCTTGTTACATGTTTACCGAATGCTGCTCCACCTGCCCCGTcttctgtgcactgcacacatgcTGACTCATTTACCCTCGCCACGACTGGTGTGGTTACAGGAGCAGACACACAGATGGGCCGGGCTCAGGCCCCAGTGGTTTCCCCTGTGATCTGTGCTTTCTGCATCACTACCTCAGCCAGCTTTCCTATAGGACAGTAGATTTATACCTACAAAAGGTATCACAAGGCTCAAGCAATCAATATCTAGAAACTCTTGTGTCTGCACGGAACCCCAGGGACAGCAGCCTGGTCATCTGCTTACCTAACATCTCCTGAGTTCAAGCATAAGGTGTTTGCATGCTCTCCTTGCATAGAAACCATTCTTTGGATGTTTGCCAAGGCCAAGGCCAGCCACTGCGCCAATCAGTTATTATTCTATCTGCCATCACCTGCATAGTTCCTGTACCTACTTAATGCTACAAGCAAGTTCTGATGATTGTGTCTCACGCCATTCATGGATGTCCACGGGCTCTTGACTATTATACTGCtgaccttatttttctttttttttgagatagggtttctctgtgtagctttggagcctgtcccgaacttgctctgtagaccaggctggcctcgaactcacagagatccacctgcctctgcctcccaagtgctgggattaaaggcatgcgccaccacctcctggcagctGTTGACTTCTTAGAGTTCTAAATCTGGTTTTGCCAGCTTAACTATAGACTCTTTCCCCAGCAAGGATGGTTTTAAGTTTCTCTGCACATTCCGGGCCCAGTGGAGCATCAAGTTCCCAGGGGCCTCAAGAGACTTTCTTTACTCCAGGGTCCTTGGTATCAGCTACTTACACAATCCAGTCCACAGCGAGGATCAGAGAGAGGTATTCTGTGGACAGTCCAATGGCCTCCAGGATAATGGCAATGGTGAGGACCCCTCCAGCCGGCACACCCGCTGCTCCGACACTGGAGGCCGTGGCAGTCACTCTAGAGGACGGCAAAGCAAAGTCAGCCATGACCACAGAGCATTGCAGCCAGGACTTACAGAAAACACCCACACGCTCTGgggcagtgcttctcagcctttctaaCGCTGTAAACCCTttcacacagttcctcatgtagtgGGGACCCCcagccatgaaattattttcgtTACTACTtcgactgtaattttgctactgtcaggaatcacagtgtaaatatctgatacacaggaTATTGGATAATTGGCTCCTGTGAGAGGGCTGTGACCcccaggttgggaaccactgctctaggggcTTAGGGGATGAAACAGTCTTCAAGTACACTCAGACCTCTCCTCTTCAGGTTCTGTGTTCACAAATTAAACCAACCACAGATCACACACAGTGAAAACAAACAGTCGCTACTCAATATCTACAGGCCATTTTCTTCTTATTGTCTTAATGATACAGTGTAACAACCACTCACATAGCACTTACATCATATTAAGTATAGAAGTAGTCTAGAAATGATTTAAAGTATAGAGGAAAATGTATACAAACTATAGACAAGACACAAGTTTGGATCTGAAATGTCCCTGCAGGCTCATGTTTTAAGACTTGTTTCTCAGTTGGCCGCTGTACTTTGCAGGCTATGGAGTCTTTGAAGGTGGGGCTTGGCTGGCCAAAGTAGTTCACTGGGGCGGGTGGGCCCTGAAGGCTATATCTGCCTCAGGTCCTGCCTGTCACTGTGTGAACACAACATCATTCTTCTCTCTCACGATGGACTAAAATAAAATCCCTCTAAGCCATGAGCCCCAGTAAGCCTTTCATCTTTTAAGTTATTTCTGACAAATACTTTGTCATAGCAATTCAAAAAGCTAACTACTCAACCATCCATTATTtgcggggggaaaaaaaaggcccTTGGTCAGCTGATTTGGACAGTTTGCTTAAATTGGGAAACACCTGGGGCCTTAGTGGGGCACACTTCTGGGTGTGTTTGTGGGGgcatttcgagacagggttaagTGGGGTGGGAAGACTCATCCTAAAGTTGGGGAGCACCATCCATAGGCTAGAGGCCTGGACTgcatggaaaaggaagaaggagaatggCAACTGAATGCCAGTACACATCTCTCCCTGATCCACTCAGTTGTGAGCAAACAGTCTTACACTCACTAACTCATACGTCCATTCCTTTTCCACAATGGCGACGGACTGTGTCCGTTCAAACCGTAAGCCAAAACATAGCTTTTTGccttaagttgctttctgtcGGGTATTCTGTCCCAGCGGTAAGACAACTAAATCCCAAGATACAAGGGATGATGGTGATGAATTCTCTCTGTCTTACCAATGAGACACTGAATAATGGTGAGACTGGCTTTTCAAAGGAAATCAcaataaacaaaccaaccaaacaataaaacatttttttttttttaaaaaaaactgaagtttTAAGTCAGGCCTAGAGATACAGGAAAGAATAACATGCTCACAGAATGGTGAAGATCTGTCCCGCGTTCAGGTCCACGTTGTTGAGCTGGGCAATGAAGACGGCGGCCACGCACTGGAAGATGGCTGCTCCGTCCATGTTCACAGTGGCCCCAATGGGGAGAATGAACCTGCTGATCCTCTTGTCTACACCATTGTTTTCTTCAATGCACTTTATCATAGACGGCAGGGTAGCCGAGCTAGAAGTGAACAAAACAATTCAGCATGAAAGTAGTCCTTCCCGGCCAGGTGAAAACCACGTATCTCAGAGCCGGGAGCAGGCCATGGACAGCATCCTAGCAAGCTTCTCTTCCCTTGAATTAAGACTTCTTTCAAAGTCTCCAGTGTAGCCAAAGGCTTTGCCAAGCCCCACTAGATTCAGACATGACTTCCAGGGTCCACTTATTCCATTATTCACGTAGATTCAGCCAAGAGCCACATCTTGCCTCAGTATAAaattgttggggactgcagaccctcagaccctgagtTTTCTGTGACCCCCTTGCCTGCCCGGAGTAAATggtttgttttcctgtgcttgcagctgctctgggcacaagaccctcatgagttcctgatggcaggggagtggtttctggtgggcttgcagctgaaaatcccaagagctggggcatggccattagtcaaggagagccctatgtaagctgccctggaacacaataaagggggcattcttgtttcaaggatgacctgtgtctctgtctctgtgtgcgtgtttcaatctccagccccttgcctgactcGCAAACCACCCCATGGTGGACAGGCGGAACAGAACATCAAATGTCCCAAAGAGAGCCACCGGGCTCACCTGACTCCACTCCCATAGGGTTGAGTAGCCAAGGATGTTCCCGAGCTCACTCACCTGGAACAGGTGGCGAAAGCTGTAGCAAACGGTGTGAGGAGGCCCAGGAGGAATCTGTAAGGGTTTTTTCGTGTAAAAGCAAAATAGACAAGAGGCAGAACAATTCCTCCATGAATAACATGGCCCAGGATAGATGCGAAGATGTATTTCCCAAGGCTGGTCACAAGCATGACGATGTCCTTCATTTCCACAATCTTGCTTCCAATCAGGAACGTGATGCCTATCGGTACGTACCTAGGTCACAAGCACAGACACTCATCAGGGAGGTGctgaggaggggctgggagatgctggGTCTTGGGCGAAGTtctgaggaggggctgggagatgctggGCTTTGAGCGAGGTGCTGAGAAGGGGCTGGGAAATGTTGGGCTTTGAGGGAGTTGCTGAtgaggggctgggagatgctggGTCTTTGGCGAGGTGctgaggaggggctgggagatgctggGTCACCCAAAAAAGGAACTTTCAACTGGTTATTTTCATCACTGCATAGAGTTATTCTAAAAACAGGAAAAGATGGagatgaccttttttttttaaaaaaaaaaatagattgcgTGACTGATTGAAATGAAGGTCTGGCAACTGAGTGCATCTGCACACGTAGACCGCTTTTCTTTGATCTATGCACACTTactttctttgagtttttcttctctcctctccttcttcccctttccttccttttagacaaggtctcactacataatCCAGATTAGCCTGGAGCatgaaatccccctgcctcaacttcctgagtgctgagtttacaggcatgtgccattataCCTGGCTCTACATATGTTCCTGACCGATGGATTGCTACCAACTACCCGGCAACTAAAGTCCCTGAGACTACAAACTTGACTTTCAGCTTCGCTCAGACCTGTTCTGAGAACTCAGAAAGACGTGAATTCTGCAAAACTGCCGTGATACAATGGAACATAGCCCGGGGCTTCTGGGACAGTCTACATTCTTTTTGGTTTAGCAGACATGATTCTGTGGGAAAAAGTCATTAACAATGAGGTTCTGGGAACACTGCCAGAACAAGGATCTTTTTTCAAGTGAGAAAAGGAATAAATTATAGAAActacaaagaacaaaaatcagtTCTGTAAATTTAGCATCAATTCAGTAATAGTCCTACAATCGCtttaatttatacattttaatttttacttaataatgCCTCCTAGTTCAGATTTCCAGGGGCACAAAGGGTGAGTAGCGTGAGCCTCTCCTGTCAGCCCCTGAGCGCCCAGTGGAGACGGCCAGTGTGACTGGcttcttgagttttctttctagagACATTCTACGCGGTGTTAGGAATTTTAAGTCTCATCTTCAATAACAGTTCATCCTCCAGAGGACAGGCACACTGCTCTTTGGCGGCCGCCTCCAGCCAGCCTCTCCTAGACAAGCACTCCACATTATGCTACCAAGATATTTTCATATCAGTATTTAGAAAGCTACCTTTGCTTGCGAcgaaatacacacaaaatttaGCGTTTAGATGAGCCACTGTGTAGAGTTGATCGTCACTAAGGACATTGGAATTGTGGGGCAGCCATCACCACCCAGACCAAGGGTGTTTCCATCGTTCCTGAGTGAAGCTCTGTTCTCGTTGGATTGCAGCTCCCAGGCCCTCCACCCCAGTTGGCCTCTGGTACACAAAAGCAGAACACACATTTTCGTCCTTCCGTGACGACCTGTTTCATTAGCCTAATGCCTTAAAGGTGCCTCCATTCTGTAGTGTACACCGGAGGATCATTTTTACACCACTCCATGTTACAGATACCACATCTTGTTTATCCACCTGCTTGCTACTGATAGACATTTGCATTGCTCCTAACCTTcaccatgctttctttcttcaaaggaagGGGTTTGAGGCAGAGTCATGTGTAGtcaaggttgtccttgaactcctggtcctcttaCCTCCACAAGTCActggctgggattacaagtgtgcatagCTCATGGCCTTGTTTTTTAGTATTTTCTCAAAATGGAAGTGCCGTGGTTTCTTCCTAGGTTCTTATCTTTGGAAACATACCTGCCGGTGCCCATATGCCTGTGTTCTCTAGTCAAGATATCAAGTGGGGGCCCTGCTGACTTGAAGGTGTGCACATTTTCAATAGTCAATGGTGCTGTATTGTTCTCTGAAGTGTGTGCCAATCCTCGTTCCCACCAACAGTCTAGAGGGGAGTCATCTACCCTACTCCTGCCCCAGTGGCCACCCAGGGGGGATTTCTTTTCTCTTAGGGTACTTTTGGAGTTGTCAGGAAGACATGGTCATGACTTTGAAGGCCAGTCAAGATGGCAAAAGCACCAGGGTTAAGAACCTTAATCTCATCCTCATCAATTCCTGGCAAAGCCAACTTGCTATTACTTGATTTTCAACTGGGTGGGCACCCTTAGGATATGACTGCCCATGCCAGCTTTCCCTTTTGTGCCCTGCCTGCTTGCAGACCCGTCCGTTCTCTAACAGTTCAGACACTCTGTTTTCAGGAGTAAGGGCACTTACGTGGGTGTGCTAACGTAGGTctgccagtacttgggagattCAGACATGGGGATCGGGAGCTCTAGATCAGCCTTggctgcacagcaagttcaaggccaacctgggctacataagaccctacTTCAAAAAACCGAACCGAATTAAACCAAACCACAGTTCTCTCCTCAGAATGATGGCAACCAAGTGAAGAGGCACGCTTGCAGAGAGAGTTATACTGTGTCATTTTTACACTGAGCAAGAGAAACACCATTGATGGGGTCCGGATTAGGCCTGTCAGTTTCAAATTTCTCCTAAATCCAGTCCAGTTGGAACCTAAGTCATCAGAGAGAATAGCGCTGGGATTGTTAGCGGTCgacaataaaagaaatacttcGTGCATGAAAGCATAAAGTAGTTTTTAACAACTAATGGATGGAGGTTAAAATTCTGAGGTCTGCTCAGCGGATGTGCTAGCGAATTTTTAAGGTCAGCTTGCCACAGGCTAGCTAAGTCACTTGGGAGGAGGGAACggcaatggagaaaatgcccccacttGATTGGCCTGTGGCGTAGGGTATTTTCTCGATTGAtagttgatgggggagggcccagatGACCTTAGGCAGAGCCACCCCAGGAcgggtggtcctgggtgctgtaagaaagcaggctaagcaagccgtgaggacaagccagtaagcagcacccctccatgacctctgcattagctcctgcccccaggttcctgccccgacttcctcCCATGACGGACTGGGATGgggaactgtaagctaaaataaacccccTTCTCTCCACGCTGTTGATGTCATGGTGTTTAAGACAGGTGAAGTGCCAGAAAAGCTTTGAAGACATGAGGTCTGGGACTGGCTGGTTTCAGGGAAGCTGTTTTGAAGGAGATGGTCAAATCATTATCTTTCAGCAGGAATCAAGCTAATGATCTCTATCGAGCGATCGTCCTTCCATTAAGATGACACAGAGGAGCACTTATAAATTAGAAGCTTTCACAAATGGCCGCTTCAAGTTTTACCCAAGCAGGGTGAGAAGCGTTTGTCCTCTTTGGTGTAAAAGGTCACACTGGCAAGCTTCTTCAAATCTTAACGTTTATCATTGGAAGATACAAGAACCTTCTTTTATTCAGCAGACCACAGGCAGGACATGGCAAACATACATGCCAACATGGGAACCCAAACATGGACGGTGGTGATCGGAGTCAAGGAGTCAGTGTGGACACCACACGGTAACAATGGGCACACCAAATCTCTAGGAGATCCAGACAAGAGGAGAGATGATTGCACCAgcatcactttttaaaagatttaaaacgTCATCATCATGgtcaatgcatgtgtgtgtgtgcgcgcgcgcgcgtgtgtgtgtgtgtacgtgtgtgtgtgtgtacgtgtgtgtgtgtgtgtgtgtgtgtgtgtgtatgggatgtCTGGGTACATATGGAGGTTGGACAACAACTTTTAGGCatttgttttctcctcccactgtgggttccaaagatcaaactcaggttttcaggcttactcttagccactgagccatctcacatgGGTCCCATCATCACACCTTGTACCATGGCTGGTTTGTATTTCATTAACTGCACACTGGGCATGAGGCCAGGAGTCCCACAAGGTAACCTAGAGTATCAAATCTTTCCTAGATGCGAgggggacagaggaagagagacggCAGAGTGACACTCACCACATAATCCAGGACACCAGCACCATTGTTGCCTCATTGAAGGAATTGAAGAAGCGGATGAGCTCTTCTCCCTCGGGGCCTAGCTTCTTGAGAGCCACTCCTAACACCAGGGCAAAAAGGACCAGTCCTAAAATGTTCATTCCTTCAATGTCGGTGACAATGGGGACCTGCAGATCAGAAGAGACAGATTTATGTTCGACAACAGATGGGTCACTTTGGAGTGGGTCTGCTTGGGGTCTGGGGCACTGTGTGTTGAACAATCAAACACTTATATTTCCTCTTAACCTTTAGCGAGTCAAAATCAGGGAGCAGAAAACAATGGGACATACAGTCGAGGATAcacaaaaccaacaaataaaaattttacctacgggcctggagagatggctcagtggttaagagcactgactgctcttccagaggacccaggttcaattcccagcacccacatggcagctcacaactgtctgtaactccaggttctgacaccctcacacagacatacacaaagaccttgaactttccaAAGAGACCAAGTTGATGTAAATTCAGGAAAGACAccattttgttttaactttacCAAGTGTCATTTTCCACTTTAGAAAGGTGTGTTGACAAGATAAAGTATCAAAATCCAAATCCCTGGCACAACATGTCCACCTGCAGGAGCAGCTGTGGCATTCTGGGTTACCGTACACATGATAGATGGGAGAGTATTGGCTTAGCATCTATTTtcaaaagatgtaaaaaaaagtACTAACACTATTAGGCGAGATTCTGCCTtactgcttttgtttatttgtgactTTTGTTATTCTGAGATGGGCCCTTcgactatgtagtccaggctgacttgaaACACCCGTCTCagtctccttagtgctgagattttaGGACCTACAGCAGAGAAACTTTATTGTATTTATAGTGATGGGGTTTTACCATGCTGCACTGGCTGGTCTTCACCCTGGGCTCCGGATCCTCTTGCCTTATTTCCACATGCcaccaagcttttttttttaataattaattttatgtctgagacagaatctttctGTATAGcctaggctatcctggaactcacagtgattctcttgcctcagcctcataAGTGCTGGGGACAGTGCCCTATCAGTACCAGGCCCCACTGCTTTTTAAATCCAAATTTATTAATTCCAAGTAgatgaaaatacacaaaaactttgCTATATCTTCTAAATTGTCCATTTACATGGTAAAATATGTATTGGGTtattatgctattttttttaaagatttatttatttatacagtatcctgcctgtaggccagaagagggcaccagatcttattacagatggttgtgagccaccatgtggttgcttggaattgaacttggatcctctggaagagcagtcagtgtgcttaaccgctgagctatctctccagccctattgtgttatttttatttctcccttaTATCGTGTTAGTTTTTTCCCAAGCTCTGTGTGTACACGTTAGGAAAGGAGGAGTGTTGTTCGGAAAGAGCTTACAGACCTCTGAAGATTCCTGTGCTCCAGACTCTGGCATTGGGCCGTGGTGGTAAGGAGCAAACCTAACCTGGAGGCTTTAAATATCCCATTCAGAACCCCCAATTTCCAACCCCAGGAAGTAAAAGACGTATGGTGGACATCCTTCATTAAGGAAGCTGATTTGCTTTGCACACCCCTTTGCGATCTTCTGGAGATTCTTACCTTCTCGTAGGTCACGTTCCCCGAGCTGGTGTTATGGGTCACCATTTTGTAACTGGTTGCAGACTGATAGAGAGGAAGAGAACCCATCGTCAGTGAACGAGTCTAGAGGCACCGAGGGCATAGTGAGGTCTTATTCTACTGCTATCCTGTGAATGTGCTGGTCAGGCTGCACTTGGCTGGCCCGACACTGACCTCTGAAACCTGCACAAAAGTCCCATTAACGCTAAGGCAGCCCACCCTAAGAAGCTTTTGGGTGAGTTAGCGACCCAAGGAAATAGAATTCCCACCTGTTCCTTGGGTAAAAGGTTAAAGAAGAGGTGCACAGTTTCCTGCTGATAGTTCGGCACTCTAACAGCTCATGCTCAGATTATTTGAGGTTTGGCACACATTCCAGAAAGCTAAAGTCCATCAcgttttttcattcattcatttcatttatccACTGTGTTCCAGAATGGCTCACGCGTGGCTGCTCTTTGGCATCTGTTTCTAACCTGGGGTGAGCTGTCACCTCCAGAGGAAGGGGCGTGAGGCAAGACAGAGTCTGCTGGCCAAGTCTCCCGGGCCCTGGCCTACTGTTGGCTGAGCAGACACACCTGTGCAGGGTGTGCACCACATCTCTGTCCCCATTACTGCGCGGGGGAGCGCAGGTCTCATCACAGCTACTGAGGTCGTGCGGCTCCAGAGCGGTCAGATGTCCAGACAGCACAGACCCAAGCGCCTGCTTGTGCCCATTCTCTCAGCTTTATCAAAGTTTCGGAGAGGCAGGTGTATGTAGCTGTCTCGTgatggggggtggggcagggaaaccaaccccaccccatcctttTTGTGACAAGCACCAAAAGCTCTATGTAGCTACTGTTCTCTCTACCTCACATTATATATACAGTTCACCCCGTGCTCACATGCagattaaaaactcaaaataggtagttttcctctgtgtaaaaaaatatgcaaaacaaaaacgaagaaataaaaagagcatttttttttctcataaaaagcAATCAGATCAAAATGCCTGGGCCTATCTACTCATTTTCTGTGTGAACAATGGCTCGAGGTCCTTCTTTTCCACACTGCTTAAAAAAGGGGGAAATCTACAAACAACCTGTACATCCTACAGGGCACAGGCAGAAATGTGTGCTATATTCTTACAGCCACCAACTTCTCGGCGAGAGGGAAAAGGTTCGTCCTAGGCTGCCATAGAAAGGGTGCGTCATAAAGCTTATCTGTGCATGTATACGTGGGAGCCATATATGTGCATAATTATGTTTAAAATCTGCATTCACAGGGGTTAGAGAAAAGGtacaacactggctgctcttccagaggacccggattcaattcccagcacccacacgggtgctcacaactgtccataactccaagggatgtcctcttctggccttctgagggcaccaggcatgcatgtggtgcacagatatacatgcagaagAACATTCAAACACAGAATTaacaactaactaactaacaactaattaactaactaactaactaacctGAAGAATATACACCTAAATGTCAGTGAAAAGTTATTCTAGGTAGTGACTGTGGGAGGCTTTCCTcctacttcttctttttttctggaacaTGTTCAGCAGAACAAAAATACTATTTCTAAAAATTCTACAATGTTTAGGACAATCTCCAAACAATGGTTTGGGGGCATTTTCTAAAGACTGTAGGGGGTTTTGAAGCCCCCTTTCTACATTTTAGAGTTTTGTCGTTTCTTAATCTTGTTCCAAGTATCCTTCTATAGAAACCAACCCTAATGTTTACTTATAACAAGATCCCTTTCGATCGTTCTGGAATGTCTGTGAAGAGGTTCCTCTGGCCTCCCCACTCATCCTCATGgcattcccatctcttttattctcGCTATTAATGAGACTCCTCTCCAGATTTCACAGGGAAGCCCCCTCCCTTCACGACCACACTGTTTGACTCTATTACAGATtgtccattttgtgtgtgtgtgtgtgtgtgtgtaatgctctCCTTCCCTCGTTGAGGCCTGATCATGATTTCAGGGCCATTTCTCCAAATAAGACTCATTCCTGAAGGGTTTGGGGATGGTTTACAGTAGGATCCATCCTTACTCGACATTATCACATTCTGGGCATTAATTTATACAGTTCTTCAATCAAAGTTTCATGTACTTGACAAAGTAGCAAACCTTACCGTAGAGAATGCTGCAACCACAAGATTGGAAGGAAACAGGTTTCTGttgaaaaagaaagtatttcGTCAGGAttgtatatttgtctttttttgttg
This genomic interval carries:
- the Slc1a4 gene encoding neutral amino acid transporter A, encoding MEKSSETNGYLDSTQAEPAAGPRTPEPATGKTRRCAGFFRRQALVLLTVSGVLVGAGMGAALRGLQLTPTQITYLAFPGEMLLRMLRMIILPLVVCSLVSGAASLDASSLGRLGGIAVAYFGLTTLSASALAVALAFIIKPGAGAQTLQSSSLGLDDSGSPPVSKETVDSFLDLLRNLFPSNLVVAAFSTSATSYKMVTHNTSSGNVTYEKVPIVTDIEGMNILGLVLFALVLGVALKKLGPEGEELIRFFNSFNEATMVLVSWIMWYVPIGITFLIGSKIVEMKDIVMLVTSLGKYIFASILGHVIHGGIVLPLVYFAFTRKNPYRFLLGLLTPFATAFATCSSSATLPSMIKCIEENNGVDKRISRFILPIGATVNMDGAAIFQCVAAVFIAQLNNVDLNAGQIFTILVTATASSVGAAGVPAGGVLTIAIILEAIGLSTEYLSLILAVDWIVDRTTTVVNVEGDALGAGILNHLNQKATKKGEQELQEVKVEAIPNSKSEEETSPLVTHQNPAGPVATAPELESKESVL